A single window of Brucella intermedia LMG 3301 DNA harbors:
- the pip gene encoding prolyl aminopeptidase, translating into MTEAKCVPEGRNYPSDEKAQLFNDMAPQSGASDAVSAAQPTQQFRLPVSDLHELSVLEYGNPKGIPAVFLHGGPGAGVSARQVASFDLDTYRVITFDQRGAGRSTPAAEIAENTTQHLIMDMETLREKLDIERWLVAGGSWGSCLALAYGLAYPQRCLGFRLHGIFLGGQEDVDWWFYGCRAIFPDHWQKFAEFVPASERSDLLTAYYKRLTSGNPLQEQEAAKSLRGFSARTQTFEPNTDHVSKLLKPEAALSVSRIFTHYCVNRAFLPDNYLLDNIDRIRHLPAEIVQARYDTVTPMMTAWKLKEAWPEANFTIVTLANHQSTIGPMADALTAASARLARQLT; encoded by the coding sequence ATGACGGAAGCCAAGTGCGTTCCGGAGGGGAGGAATTACCCTTCTGACGAAAAGGCGCAGCTATTCAATGATATGGCGCCTCAAAGCGGCGCCAGTGATGCGGTAAGTGCTGCGCAACCGACGCAGCAGTTCCGCTTGCCGGTCAGCGATCTGCATGAGCTTTCCGTTTTGGAATATGGTAATCCGAAAGGCATCCCAGCGGTCTTTCTGCACGGCGGTCCTGGTGCAGGCGTGTCAGCCAGGCAGGTAGCCAGTTTTGATCTTGATACCTATCGCGTCATCACCTTTGATCAGCGTGGTGCGGGTCGTTCCACCCCTGCCGCTGAAATTGCTGAAAACACCACACAGCATCTGATCATGGATATGGAAACCCTGCGTGAAAAGCTCGATATCGAGCGCTGGCTCGTGGCGGGGGGGTCCTGGGGATCCTGTCTTGCGCTTGCCTATGGCCTGGCATACCCGCAGCGTTGCCTCGGCTTTCGGCTGCACGGCATATTTCTCGGCGGGCAGGAAGATGTCGATTGGTGGTTCTATGGCTGTCGGGCTATTTTTCCAGACCACTGGCAGAAATTTGCCGAATTCGTGCCGGCAAGCGAACGCAGCGATCTACTTACCGCTTATTATAAGCGGCTAACCTCTGGAAACCCGCTACAAGAACAGGAAGCCGCCAAGAGCCTGCGAGGATTTTCGGCACGTACACAAACTTTCGAACCGAACACGGACCATGTTTCCAAACTTTTGAAGCCGGAAGCGGCTTTGTCTGTATCACGCATTTTTACCCATTATTGCGTCAACCGGGCTTTTCTTCCAGACAATTATCTCCTCGATAACATCGATCGTATCCGACACCTTCCCGCTGAAATTGTGCAGGCGCGCTACGATACTGTCACTCCGATGATGACGGCGTGGAAACTCAAGGAAGCCTGGCCGGAAGCGAATTTCACCATCGTCACGCTTGCCAATCATCAGTCGACAATCGGCCCGATGGCAGATGCACTGACAGCCGCATCAGCCCGGCTGGCGAGACAATTGACCTAA
- a CDS encoding alpha/beta hydrolase family protein, whose translation MFDTRTAETSLSMTHYIDICKAVKPAVSPDGELLVYLSDESGTAQVWARPLAGGRPRQITNLPEPVGNLAFNPKSRDLLITTDWGGDERHQLWLIENAEGEPRLLTTDTTVVHAWGCWSPDGTQIAYGANYRDRSHMDIYVMTVATGETKCVYKGAGWRTPAAFAPDGKSLLVNDCQRAMTDQDFCRLDLETGAYENILPHEGRARYQAPKFFKDGSGILLIADQEREYLSVMVKPHGVATLTELAAFEGRDVEALAISPDQNAIALVVNRQGWNDVVLIGRDGVVRKQLEMPVAAVVASMAWAPDGTSLIMPVEGATMSGDIWRCDVESGVFTRLTDVPKAKVKLPAFVEPTVTSVASFDGLEIPYFVYKPERAAGPDGYPVMIIVHGGPEAQWKPDFRADIQYMLARGIMVIAPNIRGSTGYGRAYQHLDDRELRMDSVADLWAVRMEIGARDDVDESRIGVFGRSYGGFMVLSAMTEYPDLWKLGVEYYGIANFLTLLQTTGPWRKELRAIEYGDAETMRDQLERFSPINRIGNIAAPLMIAHGLEDPRVTPCESEMVYSCLRGLGKPVEYLRVPHEGHGFARIENRRRVFGALARFIDENL comes from the coding sequence ATGTTCGATACAAGAACCGCCGAGACATCGCTTTCGATGACGCACTACATCGATATCTGCAAGGCAGTAAAGCCAGCCGTCTCGCCGGATGGTGAGCTTCTGGTTTATCTTAGCGATGAAAGCGGCACGGCGCAGGTCTGGGCGCGCCCGCTCGCGGGCGGCAGGCCACGCCAGATTACCAACCTACCAGAACCGGTCGGCAATCTTGCATTCAATCCGAAGAGCCGTGATCTGCTCATAACCACCGACTGGGGTGGTGATGAGCGTCACCAGCTGTGGCTGATCGAAAACGCCGAAGGAGAACCGCGTCTCCTCACCACTGATACGACGGTGGTGCACGCCTGGGGCTGCTGGTCGCCGGATGGAACGCAGATCGCCTATGGCGCCAATTATCGCGACCGTTCGCATATGGACATTTATGTGATGACCGTTGCCACGGGCGAGACCAAATGTGTCTACAAAGGTGCCGGCTGGCGCACGCCCGCCGCCTTTGCGCCCGATGGCAAGTCGCTTCTGGTCAATGATTGCCAGCGTGCCATGACGGATCAGGATTTTTGCCGTCTCGATCTCGAAACAGGCGCTTATGAGAACATCCTGCCACATGAGGGCCGGGCGCGCTATCAGGCTCCGAAATTCTTCAAGGACGGTTCCGGCATTCTCTTGATTGCCGATCAGGAACGTGAGTATCTCTCGGTTATGGTCAAGCCGCACGGTGTGGCAACGCTGACAGAACTTGCCGCTTTCGAAGGGCGAGATGTCGAAGCGCTCGCAATCTCACCTGACCAGAACGCGATAGCACTCGTCGTGAACCGTCAGGGCTGGAACGATGTGGTTCTGATCGGCCGTGACGGAGTCGTACGGAAACAGCTAGAGATGCCGGTTGCAGCGGTCGTCGCTTCGATGGCGTGGGCGCCTGACGGCACGTCGCTGATCATGCCAGTGGAAGGCGCCACGATGTCGGGCGATATCTGGCGCTGCGATGTTGAAAGCGGTGTTTTCACGCGCCTGACGGACGTGCCGAAGGCTAAGGTGAAACTGCCAGCCTTTGTGGAACCCACGGTAACGAGCGTCGCAAGTTTCGATGGTCTGGAAATCCCTTATTTCGTCTACAAGCCGGAACGTGCAGCCGGCCCTGATGGTTATCCGGTGATGATCATCGTACATGGTGGCCCCGAAGCCCAGTGGAAGCCGGACTTCCGGGCTGACATCCAGTATATGCTGGCGCGGGGCATCATGGTCATCGCGCCCAATATTCGCGGCAGCACTGGCTATGGCCGCGCCTATCAGCACCTCGATGACCGTGAGCTGCGTATGGACAGCGTAGCCGATCTCTGGGCGGTGCGCATGGAGATCGGGGCACGCGATGATGTGGACGAGAGCCGTATCGGTGTGTTCGGCCGTTCCTATGGCGGGTTCATGGTCCTATCAGCCATGACGGAATATCCAGATTTGTGGAAGCTGGGCGTCGAATATTACGGGATCGCGAATTTCCTCACCCTGCTGCAGACCACGGGACCTTGGCGCAAGGAATTGCGTGCAATCGAATATGGCGATGCCGAAACCATGCGGGATCAACTGGAGCGGTTCTCACCCATCAATCGGATCGGCAACATCGCCGCGCCATTGATGATCGCGCACGGCCTGGAGGACCCGCGCGTCACGCCATGCGAGAGCGAAATGGTCTATTCGTGCCTCCGCGGTCTCGGCAAACCTGTCGAATATCTGCGCGTTCCGCATGAAGGCCATGGCTTTGCACGCATTGAAAATCGCCGTCGTGTTTTTGGCGCGCTTGCCCGTTTCATCGACGAGAATCTTTAG
- a CDS encoding M20 family metallopeptidase, with protein sequence MKNGEEIWDLVDAKKADFEALSDRVWGMPEIAYTEYRSCAEHTEMLKEQGFRITENVAGIPTAVMGEAGEGGPVIAILGEYDALPGLSQEAGIAEPRPIPGTGHGHGCGHNLLGSAAILAATAVKDWLEQTGKKGRVRYYGCPAEEGGAAKSFMARAGAFDDVDIAICWHPASFTQVDDAQSLANTRMDFEFTGRASHAAAAPHLGRSALDAVELMSVGCNYLREHIPSDCRLHYAYLNAGGIAPNVVQAKAKVRYAIRATDLPGMFALNERVKKVAQGAAMMTETTVDISIMSAVSNLLGNTPLEIAMHSNMERLGGVPFDDADRAFAAKIQATLSKEDIETDYLRVGQPLAENEPLCDYVLPREQKGVPMIGSTDLGDVSWVVPTVQARVATHAIGSPGHSWQITAQGKMPAAHKGMVYAAKVMAGTALDVLQNEKILSDAKADHKARTAKTPYTCPIPPEVNPPLQPRPAD encoded by the coding sequence GTGAAGAATGGTGAAGAGATCTGGGATCTTGTGGACGCGAAGAAGGCTGATTTTGAAGCCTTGAGTGATCGAGTCTGGGGCATGCCGGAGATCGCTTATACCGAATATAGGTCCTGTGCCGAGCATACTGAAATGCTGAAGGAACAGGGGTTCCGTATCACCGAGAACGTGGCTGGCATTCCCACCGCCGTGATGGGCGAGGCCGGCGAGGGCGGGCCAGTCATCGCAATCTTGGGGGAATACGATGCTCTTCCTGGCCTCAGCCAGGAAGCCGGTATTGCGGAACCCCGCCCGATCCCTGGCACGGGACATGGCCACGGCTGCGGCCACAATCTTCTGGGGTCCGCTGCCATTTTGGCCGCGACGGCGGTCAAGGACTGGTTGGAACAGACCGGCAAGAAAGGCCGTGTACGCTATTACGGTTGCCCAGCAGAAGAAGGCGGCGCGGCCAAGTCGTTCATGGCGCGCGCCGGCGCTTTCGACGATGTCGACATTGCCATCTGCTGGCATCCGGCTTCGTTCACACAGGTGGATGACGCACAGTCGCTCGCCAATACGCGCATGGATTTCGAATTCACCGGACGAGCCTCCCATGCCGCCGCGGCACCGCATCTGGGGCGTTCGGCTCTGGATGCGGTGGAGTTGATGAGTGTCGGCTGCAATTATCTGCGAGAACACATCCCTTCTGATTGCCGTCTTCACTATGCCTATCTCAATGCGGGCGGTATCGCGCCAAATGTCGTGCAGGCCAAGGCCAAGGTGCGCTATGCCATTCGTGCTACCGACCTGCCGGGCATGTTCGCCCTCAATGAACGGGTGAAGAAGGTTGCCCAAGGCGCTGCGATGATGACGGAGACGACCGTCGACATTTCCATCATGAGCGCTGTCTCGAACCTCCTGGGCAACACGCCGCTCGAAATCGCGATGCATTCGAACATGGAGCGCCTGGGTGGTGTGCCGTTCGATGATGCGGACCGTGCGTTTGCCGCCAAGATTCAGGCAACCTTGTCGAAGGAAGACATAGAAACTGATTATCTACGCGTTGGCCAACCGCTGGCGGAAAATGAACCGCTTTGCGACTACGTCTTGCCGCGCGAGCAGAAAGGTGTGCCGATGATCGGTTCCACTGATCTGGGTGATGTGAGCTGGGTCGTGCCAACCGTTCAGGCGCGCGTGGCAACGCATGCGATCGGTTCGCCCGGTCATTCGTGGCAGATCACCGCTCAAGGCAAAATGCCGGCCGCGCATAAGGGCATGGTCTATGCCGCCAAGGTGATGGCGGGCACGGCGCTAGATGTTCTTCAGAACGAGAAAATCCTGAGCGACGCCAAAGCTGATCACAAGGCCCGCACGGCAAAGACACCCTACACTTGCCCGATCCCACCTGAAGTCAATCCACCACTTCAGCCGCGTCCGGCAGATTAA
- a CDS encoding isoaspartyl peptidase/L-asparaginase family protein — protein sequence MSKFVPVIALHGGAGTILKANMTPEKEAAYHAGLRECLRAGLDVLRKGGKALDAVTASVMALEENPLFNAGRGAVFTADETHEMDAAIMDGATRACGAISGICGPRNPVLAARAVMEKTEHVFLAGEGAKRFCEAAGLEMMAPEWFSTEQRRKALHDEMERRRSGAADDGDPARKHGTVGAVALDSFGHLAAATSTGGMTAKTPGRVGDSPVIGAGTWADDQTVALSATGHGEYFIRWAVGHEIDARMRWAGQSLDEAAGTVVRELGEIGGSGGLVAVDRKGNVSLPFNSPGMYRAWCGTDGEIHTGIYGLD from the coding sequence ATGTCCAAATTCGTCCCCGTAATTGCGTTGCATGGCGGCGCTGGAACCATTCTCAAGGCCAATATGACGCCAGAGAAGGAAGCGGCCTATCATGCCGGATTGCGTGAATGCCTGCGGGCTGGACTGGACGTCTTACGTAAGGGCGGCAAAGCTCTCGATGCTGTGACGGCATCTGTAATGGCTCTGGAAGAAAATCCGCTTTTTAACGCCGGGCGAGGAGCTGTTTTCACCGCAGACGAAACGCACGAGATGGATGCAGCCATCATGGATGGCGCTACGCGCGCTTGTGGAGCAATTTCTGGAATTTGCGGCCCGCGCAATCCTGTTCTTGCGGCACGTGCGGTCATGGAAAAGACCGAACACGTATTTTTGGCGGGTGAAGGAGCAAAGCGTTTTTGCGAAGCGGCGGGCCTGGAAATGATGGCTCCCGAATGGTTTTCGACAGAACAACGCCGCAAGGCATTGCATGACGAAATGGAACGTCGTCGCAGCGGCGCAGCCGACGATGGCGATCCAGCCCGCAAGCATGGCACGGTAGGCGCTGTCGCACTGGATAGCTTCGGACATCTGGCTGCTGCTACCTCCACGGGTGGTATGACTGCGAAGACGCCGGGACGCGTTGGCGACAGCCCGGTCATCGGCGCGGGAACCTGGGCGGACGATCAGACGGTTGCGCTTTCCGCCACGGGTCACGGAGAATATTTCATCCGCTGGGCGGTGGGCCATGAAATTGATGCACGGATGCGCTGGGCAGGGCAATCACTCGACGAAGCAGCCGGCACCGTTGTCCGTGAACTTGGTGAAATCGGCGGTTCTGGTGGTCTGGTTGCGGTAGACCGTAAAGGCAATGTCAGTCTGCCGTTCAACAGTCCGGGCATGTATCGCGCATGGTGCGGTACAGATGGTGAGATTCATACCGGCATTTATGGCCTGGATTGA
- a CDS encoding ABC transporter substrate-binding protein, with the protein MQRQKTSILRCTTALALATGMGAALFTAEAASPPNALVMAWNIDAISTFDPAQIGEAATNEIIQNICDPMVDFDPADETKIVPQLAKSWDVSQDGLQITFHMRDDLKFDNGDRATAGDMAWSLQRAVKLGFGNAATLTEYGFTKENVDQTISAPDDNTVVFKLDKPYPVNLILAAIAANRVASLLNQKVLMENQVDNDMGNKYLATRSECVGPYKLMRWNPAEVVILQATDNYWGEAPKLKQVLIRHVSEAGTQRLLLEKGDIDIARDLTPEDLRDLETQDKVTASRSLKPSLFYWNFNNADPIFANEKVRLAMRYLIDYEGLGKTVINNVGVPRASFVQLGAFGALDEKEGQPFKLDVEKARELLKEAGYEKGFETTMFISTAPYAAPIAQSIQDAAAKVGVKIKIERMANAQLFSRIRGREFQTSLMGWQTTVPDAHGNASRQIFNPDNRAEAKQTMYPSWRASYFNEAVNKKVDAALFEKDEAKRKQMYIDLQREMMEKGPHAFIFQIYNVAGVNKAMKNWSWNGFRVYYDLAAK; encoded by the coding sequence ATGCAAAGACAGAAGACATCCATCCTGCGTTGCACGACAGCACTTGCGCTTGCCACCGGTATGGGCGCTGCGCTGTTCACGGCTGAAGCCGCCTCACCGCCGAATGCGCTTGTCATGGCATGGAACATCGACGCTATCAGCACTTTTGATCCCGCGCAGATCGGCGAGGCCGCTACCAACGAGATCATCCAGAATATCTGTGACCCGATGGTGGATTTTGATCCGGCTGACGAAACCAAGATCGTGCCACAACTCGCCAAGAGCTGGGATGTCTCACAGGACGGCCTGCAGATCACGTTCCACATGCGCGATGATCTGAAGTTCGACAATGGCGACAGGGCGACGGCAGGCGATATGGCATGGTCGCTCCAGCGCGCGGTCAAGCTCGGTTTCGGTAATGCCGCGACGCTGACGGAATACGGTTTCACCAAGGAGAATGTGGACCAGACCATCTCGGCACCGGACGACAATACGGTGGTTTTCAAGCTCGACAAGCCCTATCCGGTCAACCTCATCCTGGCAGCGATTGCAGCCAACCGGGTAGCCAGCCTTCTTAATCAGAAAGTGTTGATGGAAAACCAGGTCGATAATGACATGGGCAACAAATACCTGGCCACTCGGTCGGAATGCGTTGGCCCCTACAAGCTGATGCGATGGAACCCCGCGGAAGTGGTAATACTTCAGGCGACCGATAATTACTGGGGAGAAGCACCGAAGCTCAAGCAGGTATTGATCCGCCATGTTTCGGAAGCGGGAACTCAACGGCTGCTGCTTGAAAAAGGTGACATCGACATTGCTCGTGATCTGACGCCAGAGGACCTGCGCGATCTCGAAACCCAGGACAAGGTGACCGCCTCACGCTCGTTGAAGCCCTCGCTATTCTACTGGAACTTCAACAATGCCGATCCGATCTTTGCCAACGAGAAGGTGCGCCTCGCGATGCGCTATCTCATTGACTACGAAGGTCTCGGCAAGACGGTAATCAACAATGTTGGCGTGCCGCGTGCGAGCTTCGTGCAGCTCGGTGCCTTCGGCGCGCTGGATGAGAAGGAAGGTCAGCCCTTCAAACTTGACGTTGAAAAGGCCCGCGAACTGCTGAAGGAAGCCGGTTACGAGAAGGGCTTCGAAACGACGATGTTTATCAGTACCGCGCCTTATGCAGCTCCGATTGCTCAGAGCATTCAGGACGCAGCCGCCAAGGTGGGTGTAAAAATCAAGATTGAGCGCATGGCCAATGCGCAATTGTTCAGCCGTATCCGGGGCCGCGAGTTCCAAACCTCGCTGATGGGCTGGCAGACCACCGTGCCGGATGCGCATGGCAATGCTTCGCGCCAGATTTTCAATCCCGACAACCGGGCTGAAGCCAAGCAGACCATGTATCCGAGTTGGCGTGCGAGCTATTTCAACGAGGCCGTCAACAAAAAGGTCGACGCAGCCTTGTTCGAGAAGGACGAGGCCAAGCGCAAGCAGATGTATATCGATCTGCAGAGAGAGATGATGGAGAAGGGCCCCCACGCCTTCATCTTCCAAATCTACAATGTTGCGGGCGTCAACAAGGCCATGAAGAATTGGAGCTGGAACGGCTTCCGCGTCTATTACGATCTGGCCGCAAAGTAA
- the nikC gene encoding nickel transporter permease, whose product MDTHNSTSPTSGSLRAWLTASVPTSAFQANIQQLRRSWFKLLANTSAVFGLAVIVLLVLIAIFAPLIATHDIGANNLANRLQPPSWEHFFGTDELGRDIFSRLVYGSRITLYIVTLTAIIAAPIGLVVGTTAGYMGGWVDTALMRIVDIFLAFPSLVLALAFAAALGPGIENAVIAISLAAWPPIARLARAETLTIRSSDYVAAIRLQGASTMRVIAKHVVPMCIPSVVIRITLNMSSIILTAAGLGFLGLGAQPPSPEWGAMLSSGREFMMTSWWLAAVPGTAILLASLAFNLFGDGLRDVLDPRNG is encoded by the coding sequence ATGGACACGCACAACAGCACATCGCCAACTTCCGGTTCCCTGCGGGCCTGGCTGACCGCCTCCGTACCTACTTCTGCCTTTCAGGCCAATATTCAGCAGTTGCGCCGTTCCTGGTTCAAGCTGTTGGCCAACACATCCGCCGTCTTCGGCCTAGCAGTAATCGTGCTTTTGGTGTTGATCGCCATTTTTGCACCTTTGATCGCCACGCACGATATCGGAGCCAACAATCTCGCGAATCGCCTTCAACCACCGTCCTGGGAGCACTTCTTTGGCACGGACGAACTGGGTCGCGATATTTTCAGCCGGCTCGTCTATGGTTCGCGCATCACGCTTTACATCGTGACGCTGACTGCCATCATTGCGGCACCCATAGGTCTCGTCGTCGGCACCACCGCCGGCTATATGGGCGGCTGGGTCGATACGGCACTGATGCGCATAGTCGACATCTTCCTTGCCTTTCCCAGTCTGGTACTGGCGCTAGCCTTCGCTGCGGCACTTGGGCCAGGCATTGAAAATGCGGTTATCGCCATCTCGCTCGCCGCCTGGCCACCGATAGCGCGCCTTGCCCGTGCCGAAACACTGACCATTCGCTCGTCCGATTACGTCGCCGCGATACGTCTGCAGGGGGCTTCTACCATGCGGGTGATCGCTAAGCACGTCGTGCCAATGTGCATTCCCTCGGTGGTGATCCGCATCACACTCAACATGTCTTCGATCATTCTCACAGCCGCTGGTCTTGGCTTTCTCGGCCTTGGTGCGCAGCCGCCAAGCCCTGAATGGGGCGCGATGCTCTCCAGTGGGCGGGAATTCATGATGACCTCGTGGTGGCTTGCCGCCGTTCCCGGCACCGCAATCCTGCTCGCCAGCCTCGCCTTCAACCTTTTCGGTGATGGTTTGCGCGATGTGCTAGACCCCAGAAACGGATAA